One stretch of Streptomyces agglomeratus DNA includes these proteins:
- a CDS encoding STAS domain-containing protein produces the protein MSFVLRPPHRVVTVGGELFVYEAPGLRAALCKAIEEDAGDLILSTLEVEFFDSTCLGALVGAVMQLREAPGGRTVRVVDAGRVVKILKVTGLTEVLDLYATVDDALLAAANSLARTA, from the coding sequence ATGAGTTTCGTGCTCCGCCCCCCACACCGCGTGGTCACGGTCGGCGGTGAACTCTTCGTCTACGAGGCGCCCGGCTTACGAGCGGCTTTGTGCAAGGCGATCGAGGAGGATGCCGGCGACCTGATCCTCTCGACGCTAGAGGTCGAGTTCTTCGACTCGACCTGTTTGGGAGCCCTGGTCGGCGCGGTGATGCAGCTGCGAGAAGCGCCGGGCGGGCGCACCGTTCGGGTTGTCGACGCTGGACGAGTAGTGAAGATCCTGAAGGTCACCGGTCTTACCGAGGTGCTGGACCTCTACGCCACTGTGGACGACGCCCTGCTGGCTGCAGCCAACTCT